The Erigeron canadensis isolate Cc75 chromosome 4, C_canadensis_v1, whole genome shotgun sequence genome window below encodes:
- the LOC122595606 gene encoding U-box domain-containing protein 4: MVSLQESHNSNPPGRFEITRPYYTPPPSSAASSPSRFQKHLGRSMRTVRSNFHHSDYTTDNSCSSIISENLTDSVIDVHLQQLATANNINVNKSSSSTCSSDDLIALGLSQVFSDYSTYSSDISGELQRLAGLPEEEEEDSNQEHNTPETNTDLFLQRECFSTEIIENICTEDLQPTVKMCVDSLSSSSVTMKRSAAAKLRMLAKNRSDNRALIGESGAVPALIPLLRCSDPWTQEHAVTALLNLSLLDENKPLIAGAGAVKSLIYVLKTGTEVSKQNAACALLSLAMIDENKVSIGACGAIPPLVSLLINGSNRGKKDALTTLYKLCSMKANKKRAVSAGVVKPLVDLVVAAGEAEQGAVGMAEKAMVVLSSLAGVEEGKTAIVEEGGIPALVEVIEDGASVKGKEFAVVTFLQLCEGVNGARNRGLLVGEGVIPPLVALSQTGTARAKHKAERLLGYLREPRQEASSSSPK; encoded by the exons ATGGTTTCACTTCAAGAATCTCATAACTCAAACCCACCGGGTCGGTTCGAAATAACCCGACCCTATTATACACCACCTCCATCATCCGCCGCTTCATCACCATCTAGGTTCCAAAAACATCTTGGTCGGTCCATGAGAACTGTCCGGTCTAATTTCCACCATTCAGATTACACCACCGACAACAGCTGTTCCTCGATAATATCTGAAAACCTTACCGATTCTGTCATCGATGTCCATTTACAACAACTCGCTACGGCTAACAACATCAATGTTAACAAATCATCATCTTCCACTTGTTCATCGGATGATTTAATAGCACTTGGTCTTTCTCAAGTGTTTAGCGATTACTCTACTTATAGCAGCGATATTTCTGGAGAGTTGCAGCGGTTGGCGGGATTgcctgaagaagaagaagaagattcaAATCAAGAACATAATACCCCTGAAACCAACACTGATTTGTTTCTGCAGCGGGAATGTTTTTCGACAGAAATAATTGAAAACATTTGTACGGAGGATTTACAGCCGACTGTAAAGATGTGTGTTGATAGTCTGAGTTCGAGCTCTGTGACAATGAAAAGATCCGCAGCTGCTAAACTAAGGATGCTAGCGAAGAACAGATCAGATAACAGGGCTTTGATCGGGGAGTCTGGAGCAGTGCCGGCTCTGATTCCGCTGCTTAGGTGTTCCGACCCATGGACGCAAGAACACGCCGTGACGGCTTTACTTAATTTATCTTTACTAGATGAAAATAAGCCATTGATAGCTGGTGCAGGTGCTGTCAAGTCCTTAATATATGTCTTGAAGACAGGGACGGAGGTTTCTAAACAAAATGCCGCGTGTGCGTTACTCAGTTTGGCTATGATTGATGAAAACAAGGTGTCGATTGGGGCGTGCGGGGCCATACCGCCTTTGGTTTCCTTACTGATTAACGGGTCTAACCGAGGGAAGAAAGACGCTTTAACTACGCTGTATAAGTTATGCTCTATGAAGGCGAATAAGAAAAGGGCAGTGAGTGCAGGGGTAGTGAAGCCGTTAGTGGACCTGGTGGTGGCTGCTGGAGAGGCGGAACAAGGGGCGGTTGGGATGGCGGAGAAAGCTATGGTGGTTTTGAGCAGTTTGGCGGGTGTTGAGGAAGGCAAGACTGCGATTGTGGAAGAAGGCGGTATTCCTGCACTTGTTGAAGTAATTGAAGATGGTGCTTCTGTTAAAGGGAAAGAGTTTGCGGTGGTGACTTTTTTGCAGCTGTGTGAAGGGGTTAATGGGGCTAGAAATCGAGGGTTGTTGGTTGGAGAAGGTGTGATTCCGCCGTTGGTGGCTCTTTCGCAGACCGGGACTGCCAGAGCTAAACACAAG GCTGAAAGACTTTTGGGTTACTTGAGAGAACCAAGACAAGAAGCTTCCAGTTCTAGCCCAAAGTAA